A region of Nocardioides sp. JS614 DNA encodes the following proteins:
- a CDS encoding MarR family winged helix-turn-helix transcriptional regulator, whose product MPPADQTDADADGSAHGSDLTRDLASDLVVHAARLVRAVRRELELPAGTRVISLLDEHGPLGVTHLAAADRCSQPTMSALVTQLVERGWVTKAPNPEDARGTVVALTDAGRAELAVVRRRHGERIAALVADHPALTTEDLATAVAVLRGVLEKGNPS is encoded by the coding sequence GTGCCACCCGCCGATCAGACCGACGCCGACGCCGACGGCTCCGCGCACGGGAGCGACCTGACCCGCGACCTCGCCAGCGACCTGGTCGTGCATGCCGCCCGCCTCGTCCGCGCCGTACGCCGGGAGCTCGAGCTCCCCGCCGGCACCCGGGTGATCTCGTTGCTCGACGAGCACGGACCGCTCGGCGTCACCCACCTGGCCGCGGCCGACCGCTGCTCGCAGCCGACCATGTCGGCCCTGGTCACCCAGCTCGTCGAGCGCGGGTGGGTCACCAAGGCGCCGAACCCCGAGGACGCGCGTGGCACCGTCGTGGCGCTCACCGACGCAGGTCGCGCCGAGCTCGCCGTCGTACGCCGTCGCCACGGCGAACGCATCGCCGCGCTCGTCGCCGACCACCCCGCTCTGACCACCGAGGACCTGGCCACGGCGGTCGCCGTGCTGCGCGGTGTCCTCGAGAAGGGAAACCCCTCGTGA
- a CDS encoding DUF1697 domain-containing protein encodes MRWVATYIGFLRAINLGAKRKFPQDAIRAAVEAAGGTDVETYLNTGNVRFDTRLRSRARIERTLEDAFEADRGFAVPTIVFTPTQLREIADRAASFGHGGRHYVSLLKESPSAAAVAEVEALASAEEVARVSGRAVHLLLGANYHQARLTNAVIERHLGVATNRNLTVIEALADKWAR; translated from the coding sequence ATGCGGTGGGTGGCCACCTACATCGGCTTCCTGCGCGCGATCAACCTCGGGGCGAAGCGGAAGTTCCCCCAGGACGCGATCCGGGCGGCGGTCGAGGCGGCCGGGGGGACCGACGTCGAGACCTACCTCAACACCGGCAACGTCCGCTTCGACACCCGGCTGCGCTCGCGTGCCCGGATCGAGCGGACGCTGGAGGACGCGTTCGAGGCCGACCGCGGGTTCGCGGTGCCGACGATCGTGTTCACGCCGACGCAGCTGCGCGAGATCGCGGACCGGGCGGCGAGCTTCGGGCACGGGGGCCGGCACTACGTCTCGCTGCTGAAGGAGTCGCCCTCCGCAGCGGCCGTCGCGGAGGTCGAGGCGCTGGCGAGTGCCGAGGAGGTCGCGCGCGTCTCCGGACGCGCCGTGCACCTCCTGCTGGGCGCGAACTACCACCAGGCGCGGCTCACCAACGCGGTGATCGAGCGGCACCTCGGCGTCGCCACGAATCGAAACCTGACGGTCATCGAGGCGTTGGCCGACAAATGGGCTCGCTGA